The genome window TTCCTTGTATATCAATGTATTTTTCGCAGCAAACCTGCGACTTTACCGAGTACTTGAACATTTCTCGCATATATGGGTTCGAGCAATCTGTTTTCAGGCTGGAGTCTGATCCGGTCATCCTCTTTAAAAAAACGTTTAACAGTCGCTTCTTCTTCCAATAGGGCGACAACTATTTCACCGTTGTCGGCAACATGTTGCTGTCTTACTATAACCATGTCTCCATCCAGGATACCTGCTTCGACCATGCTGTCACCTTTTACCGTGAGCATAAAAAATTCGCCGGTTCCAGTAAAAAAGGAGGGGAGCGGAAAGGTGTCTTCCCTGTTCTCTGTGGCCAGCAGCGGCACACCGGCGGCCACCCGTCCCAGCAGAGGGACGCTGATTAATTCTATGTTGTTTTCTTTGCTGTCACTTAGCACTTCCATCGCCCTTGGTTTGGTCGCGTCACGCCTGAGGTAACCTTTTCCTTCCAATCTCTTTAAGTAACCGTGTACTGTAGAGCTTGAGCTTAAACCTACGGCCTGTCCAATCTCCCTGACCGAGGGCGGGTATCCTTTCTCCCGGATATTTTTTTTAATGACGGCCAGGACAAGTTCTTCTTTTGAGGTGAGTTGATCACTCATTTTTTCACCAGCCTTTAATATAATGCTAGTAAT of Pelotomaculum isophthalicicum JI contains these proteins:
- the lexA gene encoding transcriptional repressor LexA: MSDQLTSKEELVLAVIKKNIREKGYPPSVREIGQAVGLSSSSTVHGYLKRLEGKGYLRRDATKPRAMEVLSDSKENNIELISVPLLGRVAAGVPLLATENREDTFPLPSFFTGTGEFFMLTVKGDSMVEAGILDGDMVIVRQQHVADNGEIVVALLEEEATVKRFFKEDDRIRLQPENRLLEPIYARNVQVLGKVAGLLRKIH